Within the Pseudomonadota bacterium genome, the region AAAACCGTAAACAGGCCAATGCCTTGAAAGGCTATTTTTGTTATTCTTTCGGGGAGCTTGCTGTGGATAGCCAGACCTATAAGGCTCCCCAGGATGACAGCCCCAACATTTATCAATGTTCCCAGCATAGGTATTTATAGATTATTTTGCATGAATTCTCAAACAAAAATTCAAACTATATTCGGAAACCCCCGGCTTTGCACCGGGAGTTTCCGAATTTTAAATATTCCTATTTTTTCGGCCACTCAGGTTTCGGAAATTCAGGTTTTGCCGTACGCTTCGCACCCGGATCAATAATTTCCCAGTTGCCGTTCTGCCACTGACCTATGTGGCCGGGAAAGGTCATATTGAAATGTATTTTATCAAATTTCATGGGCCCCATAGCCGTATCAAATGTACTTTTAGCCATGACATCCCGTATTTTGGTTTGGTCCAGAGTTCCTGCTGTTTCAATGGCCTTTTCAAAGAACTGCATCGAAGAATAGTAAATCAGTTGTCCCCAGTACTCAACGCCTTTGTATTTGCTCATCAATTTTTCAGCAAGTATTTTAGCACCGGGAGAAGTTTTTTCGTTCCAGGCACCGCCGCCCATAACGCCCTCAACACCGGCTGCAGTAAAAGCATCCCTATACTGCGTCAACATAGGACCGACCGTTAAAAAGAAGGCTTTCGGATTGAAACCGGCTTCTATTGTCTGCCCTGTAACAAGAAAGGCTTCATCAGGATAGAGAAAACCTAAAAATGCATCAACATTTGCCGCCTTGGCTTCTTTGATCAATGGGGTAAGATCCTTTGTTCCATGGGGGAAGCTTTTCGCTGATACAATTTTGATTCCCTTTTTCTTGAATTCTTTAAGCGCCATATCACGATACTCTATCCCGTGCAGATCCTGGATGTATATGATCGCTGCCGTTTTTACTTTGTTTTCAGCAAGAATACCGGCAAGCTCCGGTATCTGGGTTTCAGCCGTATTGAGCACGGTGAAGACGTAAGGCATTTTGGGCATAATTTCTTTGAGTTTTATACAACCACCGGCATTTCCCATCAGTATATATTTATATTTGTTGGCAACCGGTGCTGCCGCATAGAGCATTGCCGTGCCCCAGGGGGCAAGTACAAAATCAACTTTATCTTCTAAGATAACCTTCTCCATCAGTTTTGTCATGGTACCAACATCGCTTTTATCGTCATATTTGATAAGTTCAATGGGTAATTTCTTACCGTATTCCTTTACGTATATTCCTCCTTTTGCGTTAACTTCTTCAAGCCATATGTCGTAGGCAGCCCCGGTTGTCGCTGCTACAGAGGCGGATAACATGCCGGAGAGTGAAGTGACCCAGCCTATACGGATCTTATCCTTCGCCGGTGCCGCATTAACATCAGTAAAGCATAAAAAAGCAACAATCGGAATAAACACCAATAAAGCAAAAAACACCTTCTTCTTCATTATATACCCTCCTTTTACTGTATTTGGTATTGCCAAAGCCTTCTTAAACTTTTGTCCAAAACTCTTTTCTAAAAAGCTTGCCTCCTGTGTGAACAAGATCCGTATAGTTGACAGATTAATCAGAACTTGGATCAAGCTTATCTGATTTTATCTTCTTCTCGAAGTCCTGCCAGAAAGCTTCATCCGGTTTGCGCCAGTAAGGCCCCCACCCTTTGTTAAAAAATCCTTCAAGCTGTTTTAAGACACGATTCCAGACAGAGCCATATTCATAGGTAAGCACATCCTTTAGAAATGGGACTATGTCACCTATCTTATCTTTCGGCAGATACGCCCTTGCTCCGAGCTCTATGGATTGCTTCAGCGCATCCGGGGACAGGGAATGAGCGGTCAGCATTACCACCGGTACAGGATATGGACGTTGAACGGCTTGTTTGAGGAGGTCAAAACCCCGCACTCCCATTATGTCAAAAATGGCCAGATCATACGTCCAGGAAATCAAAAGTTCTGTAGCCTCTTTGTATGAACCGGCAGTATCAATGATGCAATCCGGGGTCTCGGTAAGTATCTCTTCTTTGAGCACTGCAAGTATATCAGGCTCGTCATCTACTACCAATATCTTCTTACCGTTCAAAACAGATCCTTTCATTGCAACCCCTCCAGAGCCGGTTTTTATAAAACTTCCGACAATATTCTTATCAGGTTCCGGCAACACTTTGTTGTTTGCATAATATATACTTCTTTTATGAAACATTCATACAATTTGTAAGTCCACTTCCCCTATATTGAACAGGAAACCTGGTTGCGCTCTCACAGGCAGGCATTCTGCCTTGTTTATCATGGATTTGCAGATTCTTTAATCAAATCTACAAGAATTTCTTCAAATTCCGCCAGATACGCAGCCTTGCTCTCGTGAAACACCAGCTTTATCTCCTTAAGATTCTGTGCTACCACCTGCAGCCATTGATATGGGATAGAAACCAGTACCGTATTCGGTGCAAACAATTCTCTTCCGTTCATACCATGGATCATTTCAGGTATCAGGTAATTCACTTTGCCGCTCTCAAAGGGATAAATGTAGATCCACGAGCATCCCATGAAGATTGTAGTCTTTGAGGTATAGGGCTCACCCGTTGAATAGGTCATTGCTCTCATCACAACTTCTGCCTGTTTGGGCGTGGCAGTGACAATTAAGACATCCGGCTCGAAGGTTATTTTGTCTATCGGGGCAAAAGCCACATAATTAACTATACCCTTAGACAATCTTGGAACATGATGATAAAAGTTGTGGTTAACTCTTGCCTCCTGAACCATGCCCAATCTGGGTCCGATTTGCCCGGCTTCGGCAAAGGGCTCCATATCCGTCATGCCCAGCAATATCTTACCAACACAGGTCTCGTTATTCTCTCTGCTGAAATAAAATGGCGCTTTAGCAAACTGTGCTTCCTTCAGCATTTCACAGAATGCGAGATTCTTGTCCAAAGGCAACTGTTCCATGCCTTCAGGCCTGAAAAACAGGTACTTGACCCCTACCGGCGGCCTCTCAAAATCAATCCTCTTAAAACCGGATAAATCTGTTTGAAGCGGTCTAATCTTCATTATATCCCTCCTGTCAATCGTTTGGATTGCTGTATATCGGTCTTCCTACTCGGCTACACCCCACTTCACACCGGACATGGTTAGCGCCGCTCCGGCAACATCAACATTCGCCGCTCCTCCGTCGATTAACAGAACGGAGCCGGTCATAAAGGATGAATCATCGCTCGCCAGGTAAGCGCAGATACCCGGGATCTCTTCGGGATTGGCAAAACGACGCAGAGGCATACCTGATGATACAAGGTCCAGTACTCCATCCACATCCTTTCCAAGGGCATCGGCAAGAGGGCTAAGCGAGTTCTCGATCATAGCCGTCCTTACACCGCCGGGACAAACCACATTGCACCGGACTTTGAACGGACCATAATCCGTTGCGGCCTGCTGTGTAAGCATGATGAGGCCTGCCTTAGATGAACAATAGGCGGGCATGCCGGGCAAACAGCGCAATCCGCCAAGGGAAGAGATATTGATAATAGATCCTCCACCTGCCTTGATCATGTGTGGTATTGAAGCCTTCATAAGCAGGAACGGACCGGTCAAATTCACGTCGAGGACTTTGCGCCAGACGTCGGGGTCAATATCAACAACGGTCCCTCCGGGATCGATTCCCGCGTTGTTTATAAGGACATCTATTTTCCCTCCGAAGGTAAGCGTTTTCTCGACCATTTGTTGTGCGTCTTCATATTTCGATACGTCCCCGGGGCAGGTTGTCACCATACCCGCAGGGAGTGAACGGGCCACATTATTAAGCATCTCCTGACGACGGCCCGTAATACAGACCTTTGCACCCTCGCGGACAAACCGTTCTGCAATAGCTGTACCGATGCCGGTTCCTCCGCCGGTAATAAGCACCACTTTTCCTTCCAATTTCATATTATTGCCTCCTTATAAATTTCATAGTCCCAGATAAGCCTTTCTCACATGGTCTTGCTCGATAAGATCACAGCACTTTCCTGTGAGAACGAGATGCCCGTTCTCCATTACACAGGCGCGATCGCTCATTTCGAGTGCCTGCTTTACGTTCTGCTCGATAAGCAGGACCGTAATCCCCTGAGTGGGCAATAGCTTAATTACCTTAAATATCTCCGATACCGCCTTGGGCGCAAGGCCGTAAGAAGGCTCATCAAGCATGAGAAGTTTGGGCCTGGACATAAGTCCGCGACCGATTGCTACCATCTGCTTCTCACCGCCGCTCAATGTGCTGACGATCTGGGAAGCCCTCTCTTCAAGCCTCGGGAATATCTTGTAAACATTCTTAAGGGTCTCTCCTCTATGCTTCCAGGCATTACGTTGATATGCGCCCATTTCCAGGTTCTCAAGTACGGACATGTCAGGAAAGAGCCTCCCCTCCTGAGGAACCTGCAACAGACCCTGTTCTACAATGGAGGCAGCGGAATCACGGTCTATTCTCCTGCCCTGAAACTCGATTGTCCCCGATGAGGACTTTACAATACCCGATATGGTGTTGAGCAGAGTCGTCTTGCCGGCTCCATTTGCGCCGACAAGGGCAACGATCTCCCCTTCCTTGACCTCGAAACTCACATTCCACAGGGCCTGTATTTTACGATAAAAGGTGTTTACGTTATTGATGGCAAGCATAGTGCTATTCTCCCAGATAGACTTCAATGACGGTCTTGTTACTGGTGATCTCTTCAGGTGTACCTTCGGCGATCTTTTCACCGTGATGGAGTACTACTATTCTGTCGCATATAGTCATGATGGCCTTCATAACGTGCTCGATCATCATGATGGTTATGCCTCTATCCCGTATCTTCTTAACAAGCTCCATAGCCTGGGCAACCTCCGTAGGGGTGAGTCCTGCCATCACTTCGTCAAGGAGAAGCAGATCAGGTTTTGTGGCAAGGGCTCGGGCCACCTCAAGCCTTTTCTGATTGGCAAGAGTAAGATCGATAGCACGTCGATCACCCAATCCGGACAACCCGACAAAATCAAGGATCGCGTCTGCATCTTCCATATCTGCCCTGTCTTCTTTTAACTTTGTGCTCCCGAACAAGTATCCCAATCGAGTGTTATCCAGGACCGACATCCTTGAAAAAATTTTAACGGACTGAAAGGTCCGTGCAATACCCATCCGTGCAATCTTGTGGGGCTTAAGACCTGTGATGTCGACACCCTTGAAGGTGATGGTCCCAGTGTCAGGTTTCAATGCACCCGACACCAGATTAAATAGGGTTGTTTTGCCTGCCCCGTTGGGACCGATGAGGCCGAGTATCTCACCTTTTCGTATATCCCCATCCACGTTAGTTGTAGCTGCTAATCCTCCAAAATGTTTATTCAGACCCTTTGCTTCAAGTATGTTCATGGCTTCTCCGCATATCCTGTGTTTTTTCTTCTCAGCAAGCGTTCTATAACCCCCTCTATGCCGAGCGGCATGAACCTGATAACAAGAAGCATGGTCAAACCAAAGAGGAGCATGTAGTAGTAAGGAAATTTAGTCGTAAATATCTCCTCAAGAATGGAAAAAACAGCTGCTCCGGTAATAGGCGCATAGAGATGGCCCATACCTCCGAATATGGCCATGAGAACAGGCATAAAGGAACGGCTGATGTCAAAGGCCATAGTCGGATCAACATAGGACCATCTCAGGCTCATGGCTGCTCCGGTAAGCCCCATGAAGAAGGCGCTGACGGCAAAAATC harbors:
- a CDS encoding amino acid ABC transporter substrate-binding protein, which produces MKKKVFFALLVFIPIVAFLCFTDVNAAPAKDKIRIGWVTSLSGMLSASVAATTGAAYDIWLEEVNAKGGIYVKEYGKKLPIELIKYDDKSDVGTMTKLMEKVILEDKVDFVLAPWGTAMLYAAAPVANKYKYILMGNAGGCIKLKEIMPKMPYVFTVLNTAETQIPELAGILAENKVKTAAIIYIQDLHGIEYRDMALKEFKKKGIKIVSAKSFPHGTKDLTPLIKEAKAANVDAFLGFLYPDEAFLVTGQTIEAGFNPKAFFLTVGPMLTQYRDAFTAAGVEGVMGGGAWNEKTSPGAKILAEKLMSKYKGVEYWGQLIYYSSMQFFEKAIETAGTLDQTKIRDVMAKSTFDTAMGPMKFDKIHFNMTFPGHIGQWQNGNWEIIDPGAKRTAKPEFPKPEWPKK
- a CDS encoding response regulator, whose product is MKGSVLNGKKILVVDDEPDILAVLKEEILTETPDCIIDTAGSYKEATELLISWTYDLAIFDIMGVRGFDLLKQAVQRPYPVPVVMLTAHSLSPDALKQSIELGARAYLPKDKIGDIVPFLKDVLTYEYGSVWNRVLKQLEGFFNKGWGPYWRKPDEAFWQDFEKKIKSDKLDPSSD
- a CDS encoding DUF169 domain-containing protein, with the protein product MKIRPLQTDLSGFKRIDFERPPVGVKYLFFRPEGMEQLPLDKNLAFCEMLKEAQFAKAPFYFSRENNETCVGKILLGMTDMEPFAEAGQIGPRLGMVQEARVNHNFYHHVPRLSKGIVNYVAFAPIDKITFEPDVLIVTATPKQAEVVMRAMTYSTGEPYTSKTTIFMGCSWIYIYPFESGKVNYLIPEMIHGMNGRELFAPNTVLVSIPYQWLQVVAQNLKEIKLVFHESKAAYLAEFEEILVDLIKESANP
- a CDS encoding SDR family NAD(P)-dependent oxidoreductase translates to MKLEGKVVLITGGGTGIGTAIAERFVREGAKVCITGRRQEMLNNVARSLPAGMVTTCPGDVSKYEDAQQMVEKTLTFGGKIDVLINNAGIDPGGTVVDIDPDVWRKVLDVNLTGPFLLMKASIPHMIKAGGGSIINISSLGGLRCLPGMPAYCSSKAGLIMLTQQAATDYGPFKVRCNVVCPGGVRTAMIENSLSPLADALGKDVDGVLDLVSSGMPLRRFANPEEIPGICAYLASDDSSFMTGSVLLIDGGAANVDVAGAALTMSGVKWGVAE
- a CDS encoding ABC transporter ATP-binding protein, which codes for MLAINNVNTFYRKIQALWNVSFEVKEGEIVALVGANGAGKTTLLNTISGIVKSSSGTIEFQGRRIDRDSAASIVEQGLLQVPQEGRLFPDMSVLENLEMGAYQRNAWKHRGETLKNVYKIFPRLEERASQIVSTLSGGEKQMVAIGRGLMSRPKLLMLDEPSYGLAPKAVSEIFKVIKLLPTQGITVLLIEQNVKQALEMSDRACVMENGHLVLTGKCCDLIEQDHVRKAYLGL
- a CDS encoding ABC transporter ATP-binding protein — encoded protein: MNILEAKGLNKHFGGLAATTNVDGDIRKGEILGLIGPNGAGKTTLFNLVSGALKPDTGTITFKGVDITGLKPHKIARMGIARTFQSVKIFSRMSVLDNTRLGYLFGSTKLKEDRADMEDADAILDFVGLSGLGDRRAIDLTLANQKRLEVARALATKPDLLLLDEVMAGLTPTEVAQAMELVKKIRDRGITIMMIEHVMKAIMTICDRIVVLHHGEKIAEGTPEEITSNKTVIEVYLGE